AATTATGCCATTCTCCGTCAATTGCTGCAACTGATTCAGAAATGCTGCCATCCAGCGATTATCTTGTGTTATGTATTCCGGATGCGCTAAAACCGCTTCCGGGGATTGAACATAATCTCCGGGGATCATTTCATCACTACAATTTTTGATCAGATCATTAATAATCGATCCGTTATTTTCTAAATGAAACTGAAATCCAAAAACCCTTTTTTTGTAGATAAACGCCTGATTTTGACACGCTTTACTTGCGGCAATCATGACCGCTTCGGCTGGCAGATCGATAAAGGTATCACCATGCCAGTGAAAAACCATCGGATTTTCCGGAAAAAAAGCAAATAATGGTAATGCTTTGGCCTTTTCAGAAAAAGTGATCGGAAACCAGCCAATTTCCTTTTGCGTATTTTGAACAACTTTTCCGCCGATGACAGCAGCAATCAATTGGCTCCCCAAACACATCCCGATGACGACTTTACCGCTGTCAATGGCTTTTTTAAGGAATTGTTTTTCGGCCTTCAACCAGGGGTAATCTGACTCTTCATCGATATTCATGGGACCGCCCATAACAATCAGCCAATCAAATTCATTTAATTCCGGCAGCGCTTCATTTTTATATAATAACGTTGCTGTCACCGGAAAGCGATGACTCTCGGCCCACTCCAAAATACTGCCCGGATTCTCAAAAGATACATGCTGCAAATAATGAATTCTCATTTATTTCCTCCATCGTTTTTATTTATTAGGTAATTGCGAAAGTGCTATCCGTTTTGCAATCGCCGGTTTCGCCAATAAGTACCCTCAGTTTAACGTATTTTCGTTTAAAATTCAATGCGTCAGTTTTCTAAGTAAATTTCAAACACCGCCAATATTATCCATGCAAATGGGTATAAAATAAATAATTAACTATATTAGCTAATTGCGAAATTAAAAAACATCGAACAAGGGTTGCTTTGGGTGCAGTTTTCACAAACAATTTCGTAACATGTCGGCGAACAGTTCATCGAGCTGTCCGCCGTACCGTGTAGAAATTGTTTCGTGCGAAACTGAGCTCAAAGCTCATGGCACTTTCGCAATGACCTAATTAACTATATTTTTAGGAGATAAACAAATGAATCGATTAAAAGGATTACTTTATGGCGCGTTTTTAGGTGATGGTTTTGCGTTAGGTCCCCATTGGATTTACGATACCGCACTCATTGAAAGTCAATTTGGGCGGATTGATTCAATTGTCGAACCGCTTCCTTCAACCTATCATAAAACGAAAAAAAAAGGAGATTTCACCCACTATGGCGATCAAAGTTTATTAATCCTGAAATCCGTCTCAGAAATGGATGGTTTTTATCTGGAAAAATTAAAAAACGACTGGCTCACTTACATGTCAAATTATGATGGTTACATGGACAAAGCCTCAACAGAGAGTTTAGAACTCCTTTCCGGGCAAAACAATCTCGGCTCAAGCTCAGATGAACTTGCCGGTTTTTCGGTTGTTATTCCAATTATTGCTAAATATCATCGTGACCCGCGCTTAAAAGACTATCTTGAAGCGGCTATTCGGTTGACGCATAACAATGACCAGATCATTGAAATGGCTAATTTTTTTACCGATGTTTTGTTGATGGTCTTGCAGGATACCCGTCCGTCCGACGCCATCGAACATTTAGCACCTCAGGCCGGCAAACGCATCCATCATTATTTTAAAACTGCAACTAAAAACATCGATGCGCCGGCGGTGGATTTCATCTTAAAAAATGGTCAATCCTGTCACAGTCACAACGCTTTCCCCAGTTCTCTTTTTCTGATCCTGAAACATCAAGATAACATTCGTGATGCGATGATTGATAATGTTATGGCTGGCGGCGACTCGGCTGGCCGAGGAATGATTATCGGTATGATCTTAGGTGCCTATTTAGGTTATGAAGCCTTACCTAAAGCGTGGCTAAATGATTTAAATCATCTGAAAATGATTGATCAATATGCAGCATTATTATAATTAGCACTAACAACCTGCTGCTATCTTTAACCCTTTTCCAACCAATTAAAAAAGCGTATCACCATCGATACGCTTTTTTAATGTTGCTTAAATTTTTGGCCAGAAAAATTTAAGCGAAGGAATAATGTTTGTCAAAAATGTAAATTA
This is a stretch of genomic DNA from Acetobacterium woodii DSM 1030. It encodes these proteins:
- a CDS encoding type 1 glutamine amidotransferase yields the protein MRIHYLQHVSFENPGSILEWAESHRFPVTATLLYKNEALPELNEFDWLIVMGGPMNIDEESDYPWLKAEKQFLKKAIDSGKVVIGMCLGSQLIAAVIGGKVVQNTQKEIGWFPITFSEKAKALPLFAFFPENPMVFHWHGDTFIDLPAEAVMIAASKACQNQAFIYKKRVFGFQFHLENNGSIINDLIKNCSDEMIPGDYVQSPEAVLAHPEYITQDNRWMAAFLNQLQQLTENGII
- a CDS encoding ADP-ribosylglycohydrolase family protein, producing the protein MNRLKGLLYGAFLGDGFALGPHWIYDTALIESQFGRIDSIVEPLPSTYHKTKKKGDFTHYGDQSLLILKSVSEMDGFYLEKLKNDWLTYMSNYDGYMDKASTESLELLSGQNNLGSSSDELAGFSVVIPIIAKYHRDPRLKDYLEAAIRLTHNNDQIIEMANFFTDVLLMVLQDTRPSDAIEHLAPQAGKRIHHYFKTATKNIDAPAVDFILKNGQSCHSHNAFPSSLFLILKHQDNIRDAMIDNVMAGGDSAGRGMIIGMILGAYLGYEALPKAWLNDLNHLKMIDQYAALL